CCATGTGGCATTATTACGAATGGTGAAAGCCATCATCAGCGTTCAAAAATAAAAACGCTTGGATTAAATCACTACATCTCGGAGTCACATATGTTTATTTCTGCCGAAGAGGGCATGTCAAAACCAGATGTTGCTTTATTTCAACAAGTCGTGAACGAATTAGATTTAAATCCCCAAAATACTTATTATATAGGAGATAATTTTGAAAATGATGTTATCGGTGCGTTAAATGCAGGATGGCGTGTCATTTGGTTCAATCGACGCAATCACTCAGCAACGCATGAGGGATACAAACCAGATTACTATGTAGATAGTGAAGAGGCGCTAGTTGAAGTGATTCAATCACTGATTAATGAAAAAATATAAAGGTTTGGCGTAAGCCTAACGTAAATAGTTAGCTTTTTAAAGCATTGCTTACCGTTAATGTATTTACAGGATGTATCTATAGAGAGATGTGGCTAGT
The sequence above is a segment of the Staphylococcus hyicus genome. Coding sequences within it:
- a CDS encoding HAD family hydrolase — protein: MTYTFIFDLDDTLYDQLQAFNVAYHYHFADSDIDVSSLYRHFRHYSDLVFEQTQDGRMTVTEMHIYRITAALNDFDIALPEKKAIAFQRDYGRALNGIALSHPIKTLLYQLKTKRVPCGIITNGESHHQRSKIKTLGLNHYISESHMFISAEEGMSKPDVALFQQVVNELDLNPQNTYYIGDNFENDVIGALNAGWRVIWFNRRNHSATHEGYKPDYYVDSEEALVEVIQSLINEKI